A region from the Drosophila ananassae strain 14024-0371.13 chromosome 2L, ASM1763931v2, whole genome shotgun sequence genome encodes:
- the LOC6505934 gene encoding phosphoglycerate mutase 2: MGGKYKIVMVRHGESEWNQKNQFCGWFDANLSEKGKEEALAAGKAVKEAGLEFDVAHTSVLTRAQVTLASILQASGHKEIPIQKTWRLNERHYGGLTGLNKAETAAKYGEAQVQIWRRSFDNKLNNNTWVKGMKVVVL; the protein is encoded by the exons ATGGGTGGCAAGTACAAGATCGTGATGGTCCGCCACGGCGAGTCCGAGTGGAACCAGAAGAATCAGTTTTGCGGATGGTTCGACGCCAATCTCAGCGAGAAGG GCAAGGAGGAGGCTCTGGCCGCCGGCAAAGCCGTCAAGGAGGCCGGTCTGGAATTCGATGTAGCCCACACCTCGGTGCTGACCCGCGCCCAGGTGACCCTCGCCAGCATCCTGCAGGCCAGCGGCCACAAGGAGATCCCCATCCAGAAGACCTGGCGTCTGAACGAGCGCCACTACGGTGGACTCACTGGCCTGAACAAGGCCGAGACGGCCGCCAAGTACGGTGAGGCCCAAGTACAGATCTGGCGCCGCAGCTTCGacaacaaattaaataataatacgTGGGTGAAAGGAATGAAAGTAGTAGTGTTATGA
- the LOC6505586 gene encoding uncharacterized protein LOC6505586 encodes MCEKVTARCNWLQTAGNQLAHLVVTRLVDDDVFVKPELDDVINEERAVLFANSENPPPPCELRFQINARFKIAALTLVCSAPKLELFIGPSQEYLETVYGVCVEDEDADVPVRPYRYDMEIDRSGIALLNLKMLTCANEICIYGAMLHIGPNPNGITTQLPRPVEIQNVQDLLQKAGSSIAKEEKKTEKLESKDAEPATDLSVIKDLIDKRFLQLNQLITKRLNDFEAKQTQKLDRILALLDKKQR; translated from the exons ATGTGCGAGAAGGTCACGGCCCGCTGTAACTGGCTCCAAACGGCTGGGAATCAACTGGCCCACTTGGTGGTCACCCGTCTGGTGGACGACGACGTGTTTGTGAA GCCCGAGTTGGACGATGTAATTAATGAGGAGCGCGCCGTGCTATTCGCAAACAGCGAGAATCCGCCGCCACCCTGCGAATTGCGCTTCCAAATCAATGCCCGTTTCAAAATCGCCGCTTTAACGCTGGTCTGCAGTGCTCCCAAGCTGGAGCTCTTCATTGGACCCTCGCAGGAGTACCTCGAAACCGTCTATGGGGTATGTGTTGAGGACGAGGATGCGGATGTGCCCGTGCGCCCCTACCGGTATGACATGGAAATAGATCGATCTGGCATTGCCCTTTTGAATCTTAAAATGCTGACTTGCGCCAACGAAATCTGCATCTATGGAGCCATGTTGCACATTGGTCCTAACCCCAACGGCATAACTACACAATTGCCCAGGCCTGTGGAAATTCAAAACGTCCAGGATTTGTTGCAAAAGGCAGGCAGTAGTATTGCCAAGGAGGAGAAAAAAACGGAAAAGTTGGAGTCCAAGGACGCCGAACCAGCCACCGACCTCTCAGTTATTAAGGATCTCATTGACAAAAGATTTCTTCAGCTCAACCAGTTAATTACCAAAAGGCTAAACGATTTCGAGGCCAAGCAAACCCAAAAACTCGATAGAATTCTCGCCCTGCTGGACAAAAAGCAGAGGTGA
- the LOC6505587 gene encoding UDP-xylose and UDP-N-acetylglucosamine transporter: MSLSVRAILAVGGVFLGCCSGVVFLELLVKLDPGAGNLITAAQFAFIALEGFVFTSKFGLAKRVISLKDYGLLVMMFFITSVCNNYVFEFNVPMTLHMIIRGGSLISNMCLGTLILKRSYRISQYIAVVMISVGIFICTYFSSRDVAGKREHSTEADVFWWLVGVVLLVVALFISSYMGITQELLYRKHGKCAREALYYTHLLPLPAFLLMHENIRTHWLLAFKGESLHLPVFDLAVPLVLVFLLGNILAQHLCISSVYTLTTECSSLTVTLILTLRKFISLVFSIVYFRNPFTLYHWMGTLLVFVGTLMFANVIRLPQRVKKDDKQD, from the coding sequence ATGAGTTTGAGTGTCCGAGCCATTTTGGCCGTTGGAGGGGTTTTCCTGGGATGCTGCAGTGGCGTCGTCTTCCTGGAACTGCTCGTTAAACTGGACCCCGGGGCTGGAAATCTGATAACCGCTGCCCAGTTCGCCTTCATTGCCCTGGAGGGCTTCGTCTTCACCTCGAAGTTCGGCCTGGCCAAGCGAGTCATTAGCCTAAAGGACTACGGACTGTTGGTGATGATGTTTTTCATTACAAGCGTGTGCAATAATTACGTTTTCGAGTTTAATGTTCCCATGACGCTGCACATGATTATTCGCGGCGGCTCCCTCATATCCAATATGTGCCTGGGAACGCTAATTCTGAAGAGGAGCTACAGGATCAGTCAGTACATAGCAGTGGTTATGATCAGCGTTGGAATCTTCATCTGCACCTACTTCTCGAGCCGGGATGTGGCTGGGAAGAGGGAGCATTCAACGGAGGCGGATGTATTTTGGTGGCTTGTGGGTGTGGTCCTCTTGGTGGTTGCCCTATTCATTTCCTCTTACATGGGCATCACCCAGGAGCTGCTGTACCGGAAGCACGGGAAGTGTGCCCGGGAAGCCTTGTACTACACCCATCTCCTGCCGCTGCCTGCCTTCCTGCTGATGCACGAGAACATCCGGACGCACTGGCTCCTGGCATTCAAGGGGGAATCCCTTCACTTGCCCGTATTTGACCTGGCTGTGCCCCTCGTTCTAGTATTTTTGCTGGGGAACATTCTGGCCCAGCACCTATGCATCAGTTCCGTGTACACACTGACCACCGAATGCTCTTCCCTCACGGTTACCCTCATTCTAACCCTCCGGAAGTTCATCTCGCTGGTGTTTTCCATCGTTTACTTCAGGAATCCCTTCACCCTGTACCACTGGATGGGCACCTTGTTGGTGTTTGTGGGCACACTAATGTTTGCGAATGTGATAAGACTACCCCAAAGGGTAAAAAAGGACGATAAACAGGATTAG